In the Streptosporangiales bacterium genome, GCGTGCCGGCCGGGTGCGCAGGCTCAGCGATGCGCAGTTGGCGCAGGTTCAGGCCGCGTTGGAGAAGGGCCCGCGGGCGAATGGGTTCGCGACCGAGATGTGGACGTTGGCGCGGGTGGCGGAGGTGATCGAGGTGGTGACCGGGGTGCGGCACAGCCAGACCCAGACCTGGACGATCCTGCGCGAGCGGCTGGGCTGGAGCCGGCAACGACCGGCGCGGCGTGCCGCCGAACGTGACGACGAGGCGATCGCTACCTGGGTCAAACAAGACTGGCCGCGGATAAAAAAGCGCGCGGCGCCGCGGCGCGTGGATCGTCTTCCAAGACGAGAGCGGATTCTCCCTCCTCCCGCCGGTGAGAGGCACCTGGGCGCCGAAGGGAAAGACCCCGGTACTGCGGCACCGGTTCTCCTGGACCAGGATGTCGATGTCCGGTGCGCTGGCCTACCGACCGGGCGCCAGCGAGGCCGCCCTGGTGTTCCAGATCAAGGAAGGCTCCTACAACACCGAGTCATTGATCGAGTTCCTCACCGAACTACATACCCACTTCGGCGGCGAGAAGGTCACCTGGATCTGGGACAACCTGTCCGCCCACAAGTCCAAGCAGATGAAGACCTGGATCGCCACCCAGCGGCACTGGCTGGTCGTCGAGCGCCTGCCCGGCTACGCCCACGACCTCAACCCGATCGAGATGGTCTGGGGCAACCTCAAGAGCGTCGAGCTCGCCAACCTGTGCCCCGA is a window encoding:
- a CDS encoding IS630 family transposase is translated as MVFQDESGFSLLPPVRGTWAPKGKTPVLRHRFSWTRMSMSGALAYRPGASEAALVFQIKEGSYNTESLIEFLTELHTHFGGEKVTWIWDNLSAHKSKQMKTWIATQRHWLVVERLPGYAHDLNPIEMVWGNLKSVELANLCPDTIDEAHTAAESGLGRVGSSYTLCYAFLAHTGLSL